Within the Pseudonocardia alni genome, the region TGGGCCTGCCCGATCGCGGTCGCGGCGGGCGCGCCGCCCCACTCGGCGGTCACCGCTCCGGCGATCCGGGCAGGCTCCTCGCGGGTGGCGGCCAGCGAGTTGCCGACGACGTCGACGATCCGCCGGACGAGGTCGTCGGCGAGCACGTCGTCGACGCCGTCCGCGGCCAGCCGGGCGCCGACCTCGCCGATCCGCTGCGCGGGGGTGGTGGTGCTCATGCCGGCACCACCGCCAGCGGGCGGACCGGGGCGCCGGTGCCGCCGACGATGCGCAGCGGGGCGAACACGGCGAGGAACTCGCCGAGCCCGGCCGCCGCCGCGTCCTCGAGGGCCAGGTGCTCGACGATGTGGATGCCCTGCTCGACCAGCAGTACCCGGTGTACGGGGAGCACCCGGTGCCCCACGCCGGCCGGGATCTGTTCGTAGGCGGTGGTGTCCGATCCGGTCGCCACGATCCCGCGCTCGGCCAGCCAGTGCGCACCCTCGACGGTCATGCCGGGCACGCCGGTCTCCTTCCCGACGTAGGCGGGGGCGTCGGCGAAGAGCCGTCCCCAGCCGGTCCGCACCACGGCCACGTCCCCGGGGCCGGGCTCGGCCCCGGCACGCTCTGCGGCGCGCTGCAGGTCCTCGACGGTCACGCCGTAGCCGCCGTCGAGCACGTCGACCCCGTGCACCGCGGCGACGTCGAGGAACACACCGCGGGTGACCATCGGCGGGATCGTCTCCGCGCCGTGCGCGGTGTGCTTGCCGCCGCGCTGGGCCTCGGCGGCGTCGACCCCGCCGTGCAGCAGGCCGTCGTGGCTGACGTGGGCGAGCGCGTCGATGTGGGTGCCGGTGTGCCCACCGGTCACGATCACCTCGTTCGACGCCGAGCCGCCGTCCGGGCGGACGACGTCGCCGTGCCGGCGCTCCAGGGTCATCCGGAAGCCCGGGTGGTTCGGCGAGCCCGCCATCCCGGTGTAGAGCGGGTGGCCGAGCTCGATCACCCGGGTCCCGGCGCGGACGGCGTCGAGCAGGCCGGGGCCCGCGGTGGTGGAGGTGCTCACGAGGTCTCCTTCCCGGCCGTGGCGCCGGCCGGTTCGTGGTGGTCGGTCAGGGAGTCGGCGAGGTCGAGGACCCAGCGCGCCCCGGCGACGACGGCGGGGTCGACGAAGCGCCCGCGGTCGTCCACCCAGGCGGCGGTGCCCGCGGTGCCGACCGAGTCGAGCAGGGCGCGGGCCCGCTCGACCTCGGCGCGGTCGGGGGTGAAGGCGCGGTGCACCGGCTCGATCTGGTCCGGGTGGATCACCGAGCGGCCGAAGAATCCGGCGTCGCGCAGGGCGGCGCTGTCGGCGGTGAGCCCGGCGCGGTCGGCGAGGTCGGTCCAGACGCTGGCGACCGGGCTGGGGAGCCCGGCGGCCCGGTTCGCGGTGACGATCCGGGCGCGGGCCCAGCCGAGCTCGCGACGGTCGCGGATCCGCAGGTCGGCGGCGAGGTCGGTCTCGCCGGTGGAGACGCCGGCGACCAGCCGGTGGCACTCCGCCAGGGCGAACGCCCGGCGCAGCCCCCGGGCGCTCTCGACCAGCAGGTGGAGGGGGGCGCCGGTCCGCTCGGCGAGTGCGGCCACGGCCGCGGGGTCCTCGGCCTTCGGGACCCGCAGCCCGGCCACGGTGCCGCCGGCCAGTGCGGCCGTGTCGGCCTCGGCCCAAGGGGTCCCGGCCGCGTTCACCCGGACCCACACCTCGCCGGGACGGGCGGCGCAGGTCGCCACGGCAGTCTCGCGGGCCCGGTCCTTGTCCGCGGGCGGCACGGCGTCCTCCAGGTCCACGACGACGGCGTCGGCCTGGCCGTCGAGCGCCTTGCGCACCAGGTCGGCGCGGTGCCCGGGGACGTAGAGCCAGCTGCGGGCGCGGCCGAGGCCGGTCACACGACCCCCTGCGCCCGCAGCTGCTCCAGCTCGTCGGCGCCGACCCCGAGCCCGCCCAGGACCTCGGCGGTGTGCGCACCCAGGCGCGGGCCGGTGGTCCGGACCGCACCGGGGGTCTCAGAGAGCCGGAACGGGACGTTCTGGAACCGGACCGGGCCCAGCTCGTCGTCGTCGATCGTGACGATGCTGCCGAGCGCGGTGAAGTGCGGGTCGGCCAGCACGTCGGCGGCGGTGTAGATCGGGGCGACCGCGGCCTCGGCCTTCTCGAACGCCTCGACGACGGTGTCCCGGTCGCGGGCGGCGATCCAGGTCCCGACGGCGGCGTCGAGCTCCTCGACGTGCTCGGCGCGGCCCGCGCCGCTGGCGAACCACGGCTCGTCGATCAGCTCCGGGGTGCCGACGAGGCGCATCACCCGCTCGGCGATGGATTGAGCGCTGGTGGACACCGCGACCCACCGGCCGTCGGAGCAGCGATAGGTGTTGCGCGGCGCGTTGTTGGTCGAACGGTTGCCGGTGCGCGGCTGCAGCACGCCGAGCTGGTCGTAGGCGATCAGGCCCGGCCCGAGCAGGTGCAGCAGCGGCTCGATGATCGCGGTGTCGAGCACCTGGCCGCGGCCGGTGGACTCGCGGGCCCGCAGCGCAGTCATGATGCCGAACGCCGTGGTGATCGCGGCGACGCCGTCGGCCAGCCCGAACGGCGGAAGCGTGGGCGGTCCGTCCGGCTCGCCGGTCATCGCAGCGAACCCGCTCATCGCCTCGGCCAGCGTGCCGAACCCGGGCCGGGACGCGTACGGGCCGATCTGGCCGAACCCAGTCACCCGGGCCAGCACCAACCGCGGGTTGCGGGCCCGGAGCTCGTCGGGGCCCACCCCCCAGCGCTCCAGGGTGCCCGGGCGGAAGTTCTCGATGACGACGTCGGCGTCCGCGGCGAGATCGAGGAAGAGCGCGCGCCCGCGCGGGGTGGACAGCACCAGGGTGATCGCCCGCTTGTTGCGGGCCAGCATCTTCCACCAGAGCCCGACGCCGTCCTTCTGCGCGCCGTGGGTCCGCGCCGGGTCGCCGCGCGGGTGCTCGATCTTGATGACGTCGGCGCCGTGGTCGCCCAGCAGGGTGGCGGCCAGGGGACCGGCGAAAAGCGTGGAGGCGTCGAGGACCTTCAGGCCCTCCAGCGCCGCCGGGTGGTCGAACGTCATGACGTCCTTTCGGTGGAGGTGGGCACGGTGCGCGGGGGCGCGGTGCCGCCCAGCCGAGCGGTGATCCGGTCGGCCGTCTCGATCAGTCGGGGAGCGGTGACGGCGACGAAGTCGTCGGTGACCCGGAACCGGGGACCGCACACCGACACGGCGCCGACCAGGCCGCCGGGGCCGAACACCGGCACCGCGACCGAGCCGGCGTCGCCCTGCCGCTCACCGGCCGACGCGGCGTACCCGCGCTCGCGGATCCGGACCAGCTCGGCGCGCAACGCGGCGGGGTCGGTGGGGGTGGAGGGGGTGAGCGCGACCAGCTCGCCGTCGAGCAGCCGGTCGACCTCGTCCGGGGCGCAGTGCGCCAGCATGCACTTGCCCGACGACCCGGCGTGCAGCGGGAACCGGCGCCCGAGCTCCACCGACATGGTGATCTCGTGGGTGCCGACGACCTGGTCGAGGTACACCCGACCGCCGTGCACCTTCGCGCTGATCGTGACGGTCTCGTGCAGCCGGTCGCGCAGCTCGGCCAGGAACGGCAGCGCCGCGGTGCGCAGGTCGGAGTCGCGCAGCGCGCGACTGCCCAGCGCGGCGGCCGCCGGGCCGAGCCGGTACTCCCGGCTGGCCGGGTCGTAGGCGATCAGGCCGCGTGCGGTGAGCGACTGCAGGATCCGGTGCACCACCGCCTTGGACAGCCCGAGGTCGCGGGAGACCCGGCTGACGCCGAGCGTGGGCGGGCCGTCGGTGAACAGCAGCAGCACGTCGGCCACCCGTTCCGTCGCCCCGGTGCCCCCGGTCGTCTCCGTCACGACGCCTCCCTCTGTCCCGTACCGCTTACCGGAACGAGAATGTGGTGTGTCGAGCTTGTGTGTCAAGAAGTCGCATCACCTGACTTGCATCAGTGCAGCAAGACTGCTGTTATCGAGCAGTCGACGGTTCAACCGTGATGTTCCGCCTAACGGAACAACTGACAAATCGAGGTGGGAGGGACGATGACGCCCGACGTGGACCTGGTCGTGGCCGGCGCCGGTGGAGGACTGGCCGCCGCGGTGCGGGCCGCCGAGCTCGGTCTCGACGTGCTGGTGGTCGACCCCGACCCGCACTTCCGGCGCGGCAACAACACCTCGATGTCCACCGCGATGGTTCCCGGGCCCGGGTCCCGCTTCCAGGCCGCCGCCGGCATCGACGACTCCCCGGAACGCTTCCTCGACGACATCGTCCGCAAGACCGGCGGGACCGCCGACCTCCGGATCGCGACGGCGCTGGCCGAGGTCGGCGCCGAGCTCGTCGAGTGGCTGGCCGACCACGTCGGGGTCCCGATCGAGCTGCCGACCGACTTCGCCTACCCCGGCCACTCGGTCCCGCGGGTGCACAGCCTGCCCGGCCGGCACGGGTCGACCCTCCTGCGGCACCTGACCGACGCCGTCGAACGCAGCGACCGGATCGACCTGCTCGTGCCGGCCCGGCTGGTCGCGGTCCGGCCGGAGGTCGGGCGCGGGGTGCGCGCGGTCGTCGAGGACCCGGACGGCACGTGCGAGGAGATCGTGGCCCGGGCCGTGCTCCTGGCCACCAACGGCTACGGCGCCGACGCCGGACTGGTCCGGACCCACCTGCCCGAGATCGCCGGGGCGACCTACCACGGCGGCGAGCACTCCCGCGGCGACGCGCTGCGGATCGGTGCCGAGCTCGGTGCCGCGACCGGCTACCTCGACGCCTACCAGGGCCACGCCGCACTCTCGGCCGCGGCGCAGACGCTGGTGACCTGGACCGCGGTGATGCACGGCGCGGCCGTCGTCGACACCGGGGGCCGTCGCTTCGGCGACGAGACCACCGGCTACTCGGAATACGCCGCCGCGCTCGCCGCGCGCCCCGGCGGCCGCGGCTGGATGGTGTTCGACGAACGCATCGACGGGCTGTGCCGCGCGTTCGGCGACTACCAGGACGTCCTGGCCGCCGGTGCGGTGCGCACCGCGGACTCGGTCGCCGGGCTGGCCGCCGTCATCGGCGTCCCGGCCGACACGCTGGCGGCCGAGGTCGAGGACCTGGCCCGGGTCGTGTCCGGCGAACGGGACGACCCGTTCGGCCGCACGAGCGCGACCCCGCTGGTCCCACCACTGTGCGCGGTGGAGATCGTCCCCGCGTTGTTCCACACCCAGGGCGGCCTGCTCGTCGACGAGCACGCGCGCGTCCTGGACACCGCCGGGGACCCGGTCCCCGGCCTCTACGCCGCCGGGGGCGCCGCCGCCGGCATCTCCGGCCACGGCGCGGCCGGCTACCTGGCCGGCAACGGCCTGCTGCCCGCGCTGGGCCTCGCCTATCTCGCCGCCGGGCACCTCGCCCGGTCGGTCCCCACTGTCCGCTCCACCGCTCCGGAAGGTGCCCGATGACCCAGCCCGACCTGATCATCCGCGACGTCCGCGTCGTCCGTCCCGGCGGCGGCGAGCCGGTCGCCGCCGACATCGCCGTCACCGACGGCGTCGTGTCCGAGGTCGGTCCGGGTCTGACCGTGCCGGAAGGGACCGAGGTGCACGAGGGGCGCGGCCTGCTCGCGTTCCCCGGCGTCGTCGACGCCCACCAGCACTGGGGTATCTACAACCCGCTGTCCGACGACACCGCCACCGAGAGCCGGGCGTGCGCGCAGGGCGGCGTGACCACGTCGCTGACCTACATGCGGACCGGGCAGTACTACCTCAACCGCGGCGGTCCCTACTCCGAGGTCTTCCCGGAGGTGCTCGCCGCCGCCGAGGGCCGGTCCTACGTGGACTACGCCTTCCACCTCGCGCCGATGCAGTCCAGCCACATCGACGAGATCCCGGCGCTGGTCCGGGAGCACGGCGTGACCTCTTTCAAGATCTTCATGTTCTACGGGAGCCACGGGCTGCACGGCCGCTCCACCGACCAGAGCGACTTCCTGATGATCCCCGAGGGGGAGCGCTACGACATCGCGCACTTCGAGTTCGTGATGCGCGGGATCCAGGCCGCCCGCGAGGCGAACCCGGAGATCGCCGACCAGATCTCGCTGTCCCTGCACTGCGAGACCGCCGAGATCATGACCGCCTACACGCGAATGGTCGAGGAGCAGGGCGAGCTGTCCGGGCTGGAGGCCTACAGCGCCTCGCGGCCCCCGCACTCCGAGGGCCTCGCCGTCACGATCGCCTCCTACCTGGCGCACGAGACCGGGCTGCCGACGATCAACCTGCTGCACCTGTCGTCGGCCAAGGCGATGGAGGCGGCCATGCTGATGGCCCGGACCTTCCCGCACGTGGACTTCCGCCGGGAGGTGACCATCGGCCACCTTCTCGCTGACGTCACCACCGCGGACGGGGTCGGCGGCAAGGTCAACCCGCCGCTGCGGCCCCGCGCCGATGTCGAGAAGCTGTGGGAGCACCTGCTCGCCGGAGACGTCAGCTGGGTCGTCTCCGACCACGCCTGCTGCAAGGAGGAGAAGAAGTTCGGCGAGGACCGCGACGACGTGTTCGCCGCGAAGTCCGGCTTCGGGGGCACCGAGTACCTGCTGCCCGGCCTCGTCGGGGAGGGACGCAAGCGCGGACTGTCGATGTCCCGGGTCGCAGAGCTGGTGTCCACCAACCCGGCCCAGCGCCTCGGGCTGCCCACCAAGGGCGACATCGCCCCCGGGTTCGACGCCGACATCGCGCTCGTCGACCCCGACCGCTCGGTCGTGGTGGACCCGGCCGACTCGGAGTCCACCCAGGAGTACACGCCCTTCCGCGGGATGGAGATCGGCGCGACGGTCGAGACGACGTTCCTGCGCGGCCGTCGGATCTTCGACGGCGGCACGGTCTGCGGGGAGCCGAGGGGCCGCTACCTGCACCGCCCCACCGGCCGCTGAGCCGGGCGTCCCGCGGTCGACCGCCGGCCGCACCCGGACCCCCGCATTCTCCGCCGGCACCTCACTGATCAACCGGTGCCGGTGCGATGCATCCTCACGTAGACCAGCACGGTAGCCAGGGTGATGCCGAGCTGCTGCTCGGGGTTCCGGCGAAGCGCATGACGAAGTCCGGTCGCGCAGCGCCCTTGACCGGGAGACCGGCCATGCCGAGCCACCGGGCCGGCAGGCCACGCCGAAGGCGTTCCACCGGGGCTCTCGGCCGCGCGGCCATGAGCGGAACTCTGCGGCCAACAGAAGATCGGCAGAGCTTCTCCGTGCCCGATCAAGACGATCGACGCATCACGAGAACTCGTGTCACCGGACGCACCGTCCCCGCCACGGAAGACCGTCACGTATTCGCGTCGATTCCCACCGGTCGTATCGCGACTCATCAGCCCGGTATGCTGAGGCTTCTTGCCCCGTTCGACCTCGGACGAGGCGGCGTGTCGTCTGGTGCTCTCATGCCCCGCTGATGCTGTTCCCCCCGACACCGCACGGGCGGTCGCCGCGACGGTGCTCGTGAACATCGACCCCACCTTCGACGGGTCAAACATGGCGGGCATCAACACGGTCATTCCCGCGGAGAGGTGGGATCTCGGGGCGCGCAACCGTGCCGTGGTCCTCGGGCAACTGGTGCCCTATTGGCCCTACCCCTTGCGCAACCCGGACCCCATCTCGGCCTTGAAGCCGGGGGTCGACCCGGGTTGGACGTGATGTTGACGGCAGTGCGCGGTCTCGAGTTCGGCGGGTGCGAGGTCTGCGGCGGCGCCGTGTAGCCGGCGGTGGTTGAACCAGTCGACGTATTCGAGAGTGGCGATCTCGACCTGCTCGGCCGTGGGCCACGGGCCTCTCGGTTTGATGAGCTCGGTCTTGAACAGCCCGATTGTCGACTCGGCGAGGGCGTTGTCGTAGGCGTCGCCGACGGATCCGACCGAGGGGGCGACACCTGTGGCCAGGCGTTCTGTGTAGGCGATGGACGTGTATTGCGACCCGGCACCGGAGTGTGCCGTCAGCCCGGACAGATCGTCGTGTCCTTGCCGGGTGCGGGTCCAGACGGCCTGCTCGAGGGCGTCGAGGACCAGCTCGGTGCGCATGGTGGTCGCGGCGCGCCAGCCCAGGATCCGACGCGAGTAGGCGTCGATGACGAACGCGACGTAGACCATGCCCGACCACGTCGGGACGTAGGTGAAGTCGGCGACCCACAGCTGGTCCGGTCCGGCGGGTTGAACCGGCGTCCGACCAGGTCCGCCGCCCGCGCCTCGGGCCCGGCGCTCGTCGTGCGGATCCGCTTGCCGCGCCGAGCGCCGACCAGGCCGTCGGCGCGCATCAGCCGCTCGACGGTGCAGCGGGCGACCTCGATGCCCTCGCGGTTGAGTTGGGCCCAGACCTTGCGGGCGCCGTAGACGCCGTAGTTCTGCGCGTGCACCCGCGCGCTATCTCGGCCCAGAGCGCCTCGTCGCGGCGTTGCGCTCGGGTCAGCGCCGCAGCGGCGTAGTAGGTCGACGGGCGACCGCCGCGCCCAGCTCGCCGAGCTGGGCACAGATCGAAGCGACACCCCACCGCCGGCCCGCCGTGGTGCGGGCGTGTGCTGGTCGATGAACCTCACCAACGCGTGCGTGGCCGGTCGATCTCGGCCGCGAAGAAAGCCGACGCCGCCTTCAGGATCTCGTTGGCCCGCTTGAGCTCCGCGTTCTCCCGCCTGAGCCGGCGCAGCTCCTCGGACTCCTCACTGGTCGTCCCGGGCCGGACGCCGCCGTCGGTCTCGGCCTGGCGGACCCACTTGCGCACCGTCTCCCCGGTGCCCACTCCGACCTTTTCGGCGACGCGTTCATCGCCGCCCACGGCGACTCGTAATCAGCCTGGACCTCGGCGACCATGCGCACCGCCCGCTCACGCAACTCCGGCGGGTAGGCCGGTCGTGCGGGACACACCGACCTCGCGCCGCGCGGCGTACACCGACCGGCCCTCGGTGATCAGCCACAGGAACCACTGACGATTCTCCGACTGCGCACGGTTGCCAGGATGACCCTTGCGGCACGACGGGACGGCAACACAGACACTTATTCTTGATCATTTGTTGCGACCACTGCTGCGAACCACCCCGGACGCCGGGAGATCAGTGTGGGCCCGTCGTCTACAGCAGCGCGTCGGCCAGGCGTTGCTCGACCAGAGAACTCGCCCCTCACTCGCTCCGCCATCGCGAACGAAGCCCGATCACGAATCTTCCGCAAGGTCGACGACCAGTTACTGATGACCGCGTTCGACATACACCTCCTGCCCTGAAGGCCCCACCCACTGCGCCACTTGCCTTTTTTCTCCGGTTGCCTCCAGAAATGTGTGTTGTACAACGTCGTTCATGAGAAGCACCACCAGCCAGGAGACGTCCAGATGTGCGCCGTACGGGAGGTCGAGGCATCCCGGGTCGTTCGTGTCCCCGCATCGAGCAATCCTGACAAGAACACGCCGGCAAGAATACGCTATCGCGCCTCGGTGTTGGTTCGCTCCGGATCGGCGGCGCACCGGGTCTCCTCGAGTCGGTCCTGGTCGTAGGTTTCCGGGAGCAGCAGGGTGCAGGCCGCCGACAACACGATCATCGCGATCATGTACCAACCGACGGCCGAATAGTGGCCGGTCCATTCCAGCAGCCACGCCGCGATGATCGGTGCGACAGCGCTGCTCGCAAGGGTCCCCAGGGTGTAGCCGAAGGAGATTCCCGAGTAGCGAACCCTCGTCTCGAAGCTCTCTGCGAAAAAAGCCGCGAGCGGTCCGAACGAAGCGGCGAAGCCACAGGTGATCGCGAGATACCCGATGAGGGCGAGCACGAAGGATCCCGCGTTGAGCAACCAGAACCACGGAAAGACCAGGACACCCATGGCGATGACGCCGCCGAGGAACACCGGTCGGCGCCCGAATCGGTCGGACATCCGTCCGAAGTAGGGCAGGGCGGCGAGAGCGAGGACCATGGACAGCAGTACCAGGACGAGCATGGCGTTGCGGCTGAACCCGAGCTGCTGTGCCCCGTAGCTGAGACCGAACACCGTCGTGATGTAGAAGGTGACGCCGATGGCGAGGTAGGCACCCGCGGTGAGCACCACCTCCTTCGGGTACTGCCGCACGATGACGGCGATGGGCAGCTTGACAACCCCGCTCTGCTCCTTGCGCTCGGCGAAGTCCGGGCTCTCCGCCAGCCGCAGACGGACGACCAGTCCGAAGATGACGAACAGGCCGCTGATCAAGAACGGTATCCGCCATCCCCATTCGATGAACGCGTCCTCAGCCATTCCACCGAGGAGCAGGAACACGCCGTTGCCCAGGATCAGGCCGGCGGGCACGCCCATCTGGACCCAGCTGCCGATGTAGCCGCGACGTCTCGGCGGCGCGTGCTCGACCGCCATCAGCACGGCGCCGCCGTACTCACCGCCGAGGGAGAGTCCCTGAATGAATCGCAAGGTCACCAGAATGATCGGCGCGGCCACTCCGATCGTGGCGTAGCTCGGCAGCAATCCGATCAGGAACGTCGTGACACCCATGATGCTGAATGTGAGGACGAGCACGGATTTGCGACCGACCCGGTCTCCGAAATGCCCGAACAGAACGCCACCGATCGGGCGAGCCACGAACGCGGCTGAGAACGTAGCAAAGGAGAGGAGCGTCCCGATCAGCGGATCGAACTGCGGGAAGAAAAGTTTGTTGAAGACGAGACCGGCCGCGGTGCCGTAGATGAAGAAGTCGTACCACTCGAACGTGGTCCCGACAGCACTGGCCAGACCCGCCTTGCGGGTCCGGGAGGTCGTTGACATGTCCACTCCTTCGTGAAGATGCGACGGAACGTGCGGGCCGGCCGAGGCCGTCCGGGACCACCCGGCGCACGACGGGCCAGGGGTGTCCTCTGTGGACTGTTCGGGTTCGGCTCCGCTCTGGGCCGGCCCAGCTCAGAGCAGGCGCAGCTCGTGCGCCCTCGCGATCGCTTCCACCCGGTTCCGGGCGTTGAGCTTCTGCATGGCGGTCTTCAGATAAGCCTTGACGGTGTTGCGGGCCAGCTCCAGCTGCTCGGCGATCTCGGGATTGTTGTGCCCCATCGCCGCGAATCGCAGCACCTCGTACTCGCGCCGGGTGAGTCCCACCCGGCTCAGCAGTTCGGGGCCGGCCGAGCATCGCGTACCGGCCAGCCGCGGGTCGACGACCCGCACGCCCCTCATCACGCGGTGCACGGCGGTGGAGAAATCGCTTCCCGTGACGTCCTTCACGAGACACCCGTCTGCGCCGGCCCCGAGCAGCAGGTCGATCGCGCCGTGATCGGCGTAGCCGGTGAAGAGCATGATCCGGGTTCGCGGCTGGGTGCGCCGGAGCTGCCCCACCAGCTCCGGCGCCGGCATGTCCGGGAGCCGCAGGTCCACCAGGACCAAGTCGCTCTCGATGCGACGCAGGGCATCGATCGCCTCACGAGCGGTGCTCGCACCGCCGGTGACTGTGATGTAAGGGTCCTCGGCGGCCAGCAGCTCCACCCCGCCGCGTACGACCGGATGGTCGTCGATGACGAAGACCCGCACCGGACGGAGCTCACCCATTGCGGTTCCCCGCGCAGCACGGCACCCACGCCCGCACCGTGCTGCCGCCGTCGTCGTTCGCGCTCATGACGACGCCGCCCCCGAGCCGCTGCATCCGCTGCGCCGCCAGCGAGAGGCCGAGATGACCAGGAGCCGGGTCGGCCCTGTCTTCGGACCACCCGCATCCGTCGTCGGCGACCGCGACACTCAGCGTGTCGCCGACGACGGAAACGGTGACCACCACCGCCGAGGCCTGCGCATGCTTCTCGACGTTGACGAGAGCCTCACGCACCACCCCGAGCAGCGCCTCGTTGCGGCCCGGCCCCAGGTCCGGAATCACCGCCAGCGGCACGTACCGCGCCGGGGTCCCGGTCCGCTCCTCGAACGCCTCACAGTCCTCCTGGATACTCACGGCCAGATGTCGGTCCGGCGGCTGCTCGTTGAGCTCGGCGAGCGTGGAGCGCAACATCGACGTGACGTCCTGGACCTGGCGTTCGAGCTCCTCGACCCGTGCACGGACGCACTCGGCCCCGGTCACGGCACGCAGGCTCCGTAGCTCTGCGCCGATCCGGAAGAGCACCGGGCTCACCGAGTCGTGCAGCTCGGCGGCCTTGCGCCGCCGGTCGGCCTGGACTGCGACTCGGGTCTGGATCTGGGCACGGCGTGCGCTGACCAGTGTCGCCGACGCGGCACATGCCGCCTCCTCGACCAGCGACACGACCTGCTCCCCGAAGCTGACTGTGCCCCGCACGCCGACGTAGACGGCACCGAGCACCTCGCCGTCGTAGATCATCGGTACCGCCAGCATCGCCCGCAGGTCCTCGCGGGCGACGAGCTCGTCGAACTCGTGCGTGATCGCGCTCGACGCGAGGTAGTCCCGCACCCAGACCGGGCGCCGCTGCAGCAGGCTCTTGCCCCCGAGACCGTGTCCCTCAGGGACCAGGAGCCGATGCAGCGCGGTGCTCTGCGTCCCGAGCCAACTGCGGTGCACCATCGCGCCGTCGTACTCGACCCGTCCGACGAGCGACATGTCGAACCCACCGACCTCGCGGATTCTCCGGGCCACGGCGTTCATCGCCGCGGACTCGTCGAGCAGGACCAGGAGCTCGCTGTGTCGCAGCGCAAGCTGGTCCAGCACCGCGTCGCCGGGCACGACTCGGTTCGGCTCGGTACTGCGACGCATGGGCGCTCTCCTCGTCGAGGTCCTCGAAGCGTATCCGCCGGGGCATCGTTCCCCCGTTCGTCGAAGGTCAGGGGATGGAGGTGGCGACGTCACCCCGAAGCCGCAGCAACGACTCCAGCAGGAAGTGATCGCCCCAGATCAGCTCGTGCGCGGTCGCTTCTCCCCGTCGCTGGTCGAAGCATCCGGCCGTGAGGATCCCCGCAGGGCGGGTGTCGTCCTCCGTCACGGGGGTGAGGTGGTCCACGACGAGCCTCCGCACCGTGGCCGCGGCATGGTCGCGGTAGTGCGGACGATCGGTCGACTGGTCGGCCAGCCTCAGAAGCGCTACAGCGGCGATGGCGCTGGCCGAGGTGTCCCGCGGGGCGTCGACGCCTGCCGCGAAGTCCCAGGGGGCGACCCGACAATCGGGCAGCCACTCGATCCATCGATCCGCGACGCGCAGAGCCGGGTCGAGGAACTCCGGGCCCGACCAGTGCGCAGCCTGCGCGAAGCCGAGCATGGCCCAGGCCTGGGCCCGGGCCCAG harbors:
- a CDS encoding cyclase family protein produces the protein MSTSTTAGPGLLDAVRAGTRVIELGHPLYTGMAGSPNHPGFRMTLERRHGDVVRPDGGSASNEVIVTGGHTGTHIDALAHVSHDGLLHGGVDAAEAQRGGKHTAHGAETIPPMVTRGVFLDVAAVHGVDVLDGGYGVTVEDLQRAAERAGAEPGPGDVAVVRTGWGRLFADAPAYVGKETGVPGMTVEGAHWLAERGIVATGSDTTAYEQIPAGVGHRVLPVHRVLLVEQGIHIVEHLALEDAAAAGLGEFLAVFAPLRIVGGTGAPVRPLAVVPA
- a CDS encoding HpcH/HpaI aldolase/citrate lyase family protein, coding for MTGLGRARSWLYVPGHRADLVRKALDGQADAVVVDLEDAVPPADKDRARETAVATCAARPGEVWVRVNAAGTPWAEADTAALAGGTVAGLRVPKAEDPAAVAALAERTGAPLHLLVESARGLRRAFALAECHRLVAGVSTGETDLAADLRIRDRRELGWARARIVTANRAAGLPSPVASVWTDLADRAGLTADSAALRDAGFFGRSVIHPDQIEPVHRAFTPDRAEVERARALLDSVGTAGTAAWVDDRGRFVDPAVVAGARWVLDLADSLTDHHEPAGATAGKETS
- a CDS encoding CaiB/BaiF CoA transferase family protein; translation: MTFDHPAALEGLKVLDASTLFAGPLAATLLGDHGADVIKIEHPRGDPARTHGAQKDGVGLWWKMLARNKRAITLVLSTPRGRALFLDLAADADVVIENFRPGTLERWGVGPDELRARNPRLVLARVTGFGQIGPYASRPGFGTLAEAMSGFAAMTGEPDGPPTLPPFGLADGVAAITTAFGIMTALRARESTGRGQVLDTAIIEPLLHLLGPGLIAYDQLGVLQPRTGNRSTNNAPRNTYRCSDGRWVAVSTSAQSIAERVMRLVGTPELIDEPWFASGAGRAEHVEELDAAVGTWIAARDRDTVVEAFEKAEAAVAPIYTAADVLADPHFTALGSIVTIDDDELGPVRFQNVPFRLSETPGAVRTTGPRLGAHTAEVLGGLGVGADELEQLRAQGVV
- a CDS encoding IclR family transcriptional regulator, which produces MTETTGGTGATERVADVLLLFTDGPPTLGVSRVSRDLGLSKAVVHRILQSLTARGLIAYDPASREYRLGPAAAALGSRALRDSDLRTAALPFLAELRDRLHETVTISAKVHGGRVYLDQVVGTHEITMSVELGRRFPLHAGSSGKCMLAHCAPDEVDRLLDGELVALTPSTPTDPAALRAELVRIRERGYAASAGERQGDAGSVAVPVFGPGGLVGAVSVCGPRFRVTDDFVAVTAPRLIETADRITARLGGTAPPRTVPTSTERTS
- a CDS encoding FAD-dependent oxidoreductase, with product MTPDVDLVVAGAGGGLAAAVRAAELGLDVLVVDPDPHFRRGNNTSMSTAMVPGPGSRFQAAAGIDDSPERFLDDIVRKTGGTADLRIATALAEVGAELVEWLADHVGVPIELPTDFAYPGHSVPRVHSLPGRHGSTLLRHLTDAVERSDRIDLLVPARLVAVRPEVGRGVRAVVEDPDGTCEEIVARAVLLATNGYGADAGLVRTHLPEIAGATYHGGEHSRGDALRIGAELGAATGYLDAYQGHAALSAAAQTLVTWTAVMHGAAVVDTGGRRFGDETTGYSEYAAALAARPGGRGWMVFDERIDGLCRAFGDYQDVLAAGAVRTADSVAGLAAVIGVPADTLAAEVEDLARVVSGERDDPFGRTSATPLVPPLCAVEIVPALFHTQGGLLVDEHARVLDTAGDPVPGLYAAGGAAAGISGHGAAGYLAGNGLLPALGLAYLAAGHLARSVPTVRSTAPEGAR
- a CDS encoding dihydroorotase; this translates as MTQPDLIIRDVRVVRPGGGEPVAADIAVTDGVVSEVGPGLTVPEGTEVHEGRGLLAFPGVVDAHQHWGIYNPLSDDTATESRACAQGGVTTSLTYMRTGQYYLNRGGPYSEVFPEVLAAAEGRSYVDYAFHLAPMQSSHIDEIPALVREHGVTSFKIFMFYGSHGLHGRSTDQSDFLMIPEGERYDIAHFEFVMRGIQAAREANPEIADQISLSLHCETAEIMTAYTRMVEEQGELSGLEAYSASRPPHSEGLAVTIASYLAHETGLPTINLLHLSSAKAMEAAMLMARTFPHVDFRREVTIGHLLADVTTADGVGGKVNPPLRPRADVEKLWEHLLAGDVSWVVSDHACCKEEKKFGEDRDDVFAAKSGFGGTEYLLPGLVGEGRKRGLSMSRVAELVSTNPAQRLGLPTKGDIAPGFDADIALVDPDRSVVVDPADSESTQEYTPFRGMEIGATVETTFLRGRRIFDGGTVCGEPRGRYLHRPTGR